A stretch of DNA from Streptomyces gobiensis:
GTGCGGCCCATATTGCGCTGGTCAGCGGGGACTTCGATGTGCTGCTGCTGGTGCATACCGCGGACAACCGGGCGCTACGGGAGCTGGTGCTGACGCGTATCCAGGCGATACCGGAGGTACTGAGCACCCGGACGTTGCTGGTCTTCGAGGAGACGGACCTGGACCCGGCGCCGTAGCACCCGGGGGGCTCCGGGAGGTGCCCCCACAACACTGTGGGGGGCTGGGGGCGGCAGCCCACAGTTTCGGGAAGGGGCGGGATTGGGGAAAGACCGCCCGGACGCCGCCCAGCCGTACAGCTAGCCGTACATGCGGCGCATCGCGAAGTCGACCATCTCCTCGACCGCCTTCGCGTCGAAGACGACCCGGTGATCGCCCTCCATATCCAGTACGAAGCCATAGCCGGAGGGCAGCAGATCCAGCACCTCCGCGCCCGTGATCACGAAGTACTTCGACTCCTTGCCCGCGTAACGGCGCAGTTCCTTGAGCGTGGTGAACATCGGGATCACCGGCTGCTGGGTGTTGTGCAGCGCCAGAAAGCCGGGGGTGTCACCGCGCGGGCAGTAGACCTTGGAGGTCGAGAAGATCCCCTGGAAGTCCTCGGGTGACATCACCCCCGTGGTGAAGGCCCGCACGGCCTCGGCGAGGGACGGTGGGGACGGCTCCGGGTAGAGCGGCTGCTGGGGCGGCGGCGACTGCTGGCCATAGCCGGGCGGCGGCTGCTGCGGCGGGGGCTGGGCCGCGTAGTGCTGCTGATGCCCCGCGGAGGCGGTCTGCTCGTAGCCGTACATGAGGCAAAGGGTAACGAGTCACACTCGAACGGTTTGGGGTTGATTCTTATTACCGACGGGTAGCATGATGGCGACTACTGACTGGTATGCAATCTGGAGGAGTCCTCCCTCCCCGTCCTTACGGAGCCTGTCGCCATGGGGCACTACAAGTCGAATCTCCGCGACATCGAGTTCAACCTGTTCGAGGTCCTCGGGCGCGACTCGGTGTACGGCACCGGCCCGTTCGCGGAGATGGACATCGAGACCGCCAAGAGCGTGCTCTCTGAGATCGCACGTCTCTCTGAGAATGAGCTGGCCGCGTCCTTCGAGGACGCCGACCGCAATCCTCCGGTCTTCGACCCGGAGACCAACACCGCACCGGTGCCGGACTCCTTCAAGAAGAGCTACCAGGCGTACATGGACGCCGAGTGGTGGCGGCTGGGCATCCCGGAGGCGCTCGGCGGCACCGCCGCGCCGCGCTCCCTGCTGTGGGCCTTCGCCGAGACCATCCTGGGCTCCAACCCGGCCGTGTGGATGTACGCCTCCGGCCCGGCCTTCGCCGGTGTCCTCTACGAGGAGGGCACCGAGGATCAGTACAAGATCGCCCAGCTGATGGTGGACAAGCAGTGGGGCTCCACCATGGTGCTGACTGAGCCGGACGCGGGCTCCGACGTCGGCGCGGGCCGCACCA
This window harbors:
- a CDS encoding SseB family protein, with protein sequence MYGYEQTASAGHQQHYAAQPPPQQPPPGYGQQSPPPQQPLYPEPSPPSLAEAVRAFTTGVMSPEDFQGIFSTSKVYCPRGDTPGFLALHNTQQPVIPMFTTLKELRRYAGKESKYFVITGAEVLDLLPSGYGFVLDMEGDHRVVFDAKAVEEMVDFAMRRMYG